One Phaseolus vulgaris cultivar G19833 chromosome 4, P. vulgaris v2.0, whole genome shotgun sequence DNA window includes the following coding sequences:
- the LOC137838542 gene encoding uncharacterized protein, with amino-acid sequence MEHLTPPREFSTPFSQEILDAVIPNTFARPKAIFTGMEDPEAHLTAFHTQIVLVGGSDAARCKLFMSTLTGMVMDWFISLPNGHITTFQYLSQLSREQYLANRASPPVSYDLFDVKQYQGETLKEYINRFGAQVVKVGTSEEPMIVYAFRKGVCPGPFCESIIRNRPRTFAEIRHRAVEHIASEGEVCEKRTTVVPSRLRAQTRIQNETTTGRKKPEGRRLYEARKPQPRGPAGGDRPARERARPTRYNFVVELKDLIAVPNIAERLRRTAKTDNVFGPRKDSWCEFHEAFGHHIDNFMLLGYQLDELKGAQGSSRPGKFSRRHVVVDIQQVAFVSQPFEALHRVPIWVCG; translated from the exons ATGGAGcatctcaccccaccaagggagttttccactcccttctcgcaggagatcctagatgcagtGATCCCCAACACCTTCGCAAGGCCCAAGGCGattttcaccgggatggaggatcctgaggcgcatctcacggcgttccacacgcagattgtgttagtaggcggctccgacgccgcaagatgcaagctcttcatgagcaccttgacaGGAATGGTgatggattggtttatcagccttcCTAACGGCCATATCACCACCTTTCAGTACTTGTCACAGCTGTCCAGAGAGCAATACCTGGCGAACAGGGCCTCGCCGCCAGTTTCCTACGACTTGTTTGAtgtaaaacagtatcaaggggagaccttgaaggagtacatcaatcgtttcggggcccaagtGGTAAAAGTTGGTACGTCGGAGGAGCCTATGATTGTGTATGCCTTCAGGAAAGGCGTGTGTCCCGGCCCTTTTTGCGAATCTATTATTCGCAATCGCCCAAGGACCTTTGCTGAAATACGGCACCGggcggtggaacatatcgcctccgaaggagaggtgtgcgagaagcgcaccaccgtcgtaccctcacgcctgAGGGCGCAAACGCGGATTCAGAACGAGACCACGACAGGGAGGAAGAagccagaggggagacgccTCTATGAAGCCAGAaaaccccagccccggggtccagcaggaggcgatcgcccagcCAGAGAGAGAGCAAGGCCGACGAgatacaactttgtggtggagttaaaggacctgatcgccgtgcctaatatagccgaGAGGTTGAGGCGAACGGCGAAGACTGATAATGTGTTcgggcctcggaaagactcttggtgcgagttccacgaggctttcggtcatcACATCGATAACTTCATGTtgctgggttaccagctagatgagctg aaaggtgcacagggttctagtcgaccagggaagttcagcagacgtcatgttgtggtcgacattcaacaagttgcgTTTGTCTCTCaaccttttgaggccctacacagggtgcctatatgggtttgcggataa